GAGGTTTAAATTATAGTCGTTGTCGGCGATTTCGCTGAGCTCGACGACTCTGGCGAGGAGTTCTTGATCCTCGTAGTCGTGGACGGCGGTGGCGAGGCGAGCGACGTGGTCGTCGGTGAGGTAGTTCTGGGTTTTGTCTTCGGCGATGTGTTTTTCGCCATTGACGATCAGCACCTTCTCGCGGCGTTGGGGGGCTTTTTGTTTGTTGATGACCACAATGGCGGCGGGGATGCCGGTGCCATAGAACAAATTATTGCCGAGGCCGATGACAGCCTCGATCAGGTCGGCCTGCAGGAGTTTGGTGCGGATCTTACCCTCGGCTCCGCCGCGGAAGAGCACGCCGTGGGGGACGACGACGGCCATGCGCCCGGTGGGTTTGAGGCTGGCGACCATATGCTGAATGAAGGCGAAATCGCCGTAGCTTTTGGGCGGCACGCCGTAGACGTCGCGGCCGAAGGGGTCGCCCTCTTTCCAGACCTTGTTGCCCCAGTTTTTGAGCGAAAAGGGCGGGTTGGCGAGCACCATATCGAATTGCTTAAGGCTGCCGTCGGCCTCGAGGAGTTTGGGGTCGAGGAGGGTGTCGCCACGCATGACGCGGGCGTCGTCGATGTCGTGGAGGAGGAGCGACATCTTGCAGATGGCCCAGGTGTTGAGATTCTTCTCCTGGCCGTAGAGCGAGAGGCTTTTGGGGTTCTGGCCCTGCTCGACCAGGTATTTCCAGCAGACGAGCAGCATGCCGCCAGCGCCGCAGGCCGGGTCGTAGATGGTCATGCCCGGCTCAGGCCGCAGAATCTCCACCATCAAACGCACCACCTGCTTCGGCGTATAAAACTCGCCGCCCTTCTTGCCTGCGTCGTCGGCGAATTGCGCGATCAGGTACTCGTAGGCGTCGCCGAGCATGTTGGCGTCGACCCGCGCGTTGGTCAGGGGCCCGAGCTCCTCAAAATGCGCCATCAGCGCTTCGATGAGGGCGTCGGGGAAGCGCTCTTTGTTGGCAAAGTCCACGTCGGCAAAGACGCCTTTGACCCGGGGGCTGGCGTCCTCAATGGCGCGAAATGCCACGTTGAGGCGCTCGCCAATATCCACCGAACTCTGGCGAATCTCGTGCCAGTGGCTGCCCGGGGGCACATGAAAGCGGTGCTCCTCGGGCATCGCGGCCAGGGTTTTGTTGCCGAACTCGTCGAGGCTCTGGTCGTACTCCTCCTGCCAGACGTCGCAGAGCCGCTTATAAAAGAGCAGCCCGAAGATGTAGTGCTTGTAGTCGGCCGCATCGATGGAGCCGCGCAGGATGTCGGCGGATTTCCAGAGGTGGCGCTCAAGGAGGGGGAGGGTGATGTCGGGGAGTTTGGTATCGGTCATGGGTACGTCCGGAACGACTTGGGTTGTGCGACCTCGTAGCCGT
This region of Lujinxingia litoralis genomic DNA includes:
- a CDS encoding type I restriction-modification system subunit M; protein product: MTDTKLPDITLPLLERHLWKSADILRGSIDAADYKHYIFGLLFYKRLCDVWQEEYDQSLDEFGNKTLAAMPEEHRFHVPPGSHWHEIRQSSVDIGERLNVAFRAIEDASPRVKGVFADVDFANKERFPDALIEALMAHFEELGPLTNARVDANMLGDAYEYLIAQFADDAGKKGGEFYTPKQVVRLMVEILRPEPGMTIYDPACGAGGMLLVCWKYLVEQGQNPKSLSLYGQEKNLNTWAICKMSLLLHDIDDARVMRGDTLLDPKLLEADGSLKQFDMVLANPPFSLKNWGNKVWKEGDPFGRDVYGVPPKSYGDFAFIQHMVASLKPTGRMAVVVPHGVLFRGGAEGKIRTKLLQADLIEAVIGLGNNLFYGTGIPAAIVVINKQKAPQRREKVLIVNGEKHIAEDKTQNYLTDDHVARLATAVHDYEDQELLARVVELSEIADNDYNLNLSRYVQTDPPPPPIDVDAEVKKLRELTAKRDAAEAQMNAYLEELGYGE